One Setaria italica strain Yugu1 chromosome II, Setaria_italica_v2.0, whole genome shotgun sequence DNA segment encodes these proteins:
- the LOC101782884 gene encoding disease resistance protein RPM1: protein MAGTALGMATTLVGSALSVASSAAREEMGLLLGVQDDIWFISDELKMMQAFLRAADGARETTGVLKAYLELIRDLAYDIEDCLEEFMVFIKHKNLVQQLLSLRARHRIAVQIRILKQRVQEVSQRNLRYNAIKLTPSTSSDFRVDMGLTQNLAALYVEETQIIGLDKQKEKLTKLITKPKVLEKLEASKSGPRVISIVGMGGLGKTTLTKKVYDSKELGDMFDTRAWIAVSQSFDPKELLKEMIKQLFGAYSLKEFLEEHQGQVLGVRHLTDHLRTRLKERRYLVVLDDVWTIEAWNCIYLSFPEHSKDDSCVVVTTRNHKLAEHCSPPSHIHQPEILEGKDARSLFLKKTNKRPDDLENDDRTKEIVGKILNKCGGLPLAIVTIGGLLANKDTKEWENLYNQLPSELATNPSLEALRQVVHVSYNHLPSHLKPCFLHLSLFPEDFEIERKHLVNRWVAEGFVTNATSRTLEEVAESYFYELISRSMIQPSKLDVLGNVKTCRIHDIVHDIAVSISSQENHVFLVEEHTSATSTSTESIRHISCFTKWKLNSAMDFSRVRSLTMFSKPLQPIASLCSYEFKMLRVLDLKNGEFITEQQDIRNISMLLHLKYLHFPCWYSHIYALPRSIGNLQSLLTLDIRKSAVSTLPTEITKLHNLHSLRCSRIQNDDRAGVYFRRSDYGDWFCDALSLTGLANHDTRNDANADLHGAVSSCWSYSSGIKLPKGVGRLKQLQILEKVDIKRTSRRTIEELGELTQLRKLVVRGRGASKKKCKAFGEAAPKLSSLRSLNVSTKDYVREAGVLDMLVSFTSPLPCLERLKLKGLLQQVPAWVGECVSLVKIDLKYCKFKELGALAQLPNLIQLRLFEDAYDAEKLVFCRDEFPKLRILRLQHFRRWPLTREVTFEQSTSPNMETIYIKNYPLTSGINGIENLPKLKEVYIEGGMLAKQDMLKEEAGRHMNHPVLQIQRCLPPITEESEATVEVTESISEQGESSQS, encoded by the exons ATGGCGGGGACGGCGCTGGGCATGGCCACCACACTGGTGGGCAGCGCGCTCAGCGTCGCCTCCTCAGCTGCAAGAGAGGAAATGGGCCTGCTGCTTGGGGTGCAGGATGATATCTG GTTCATCAGCGATGAGCTAAAGATGATGCAAGCCTTCCTCAGGGCTGCTGACGGGGCGCGCGAGACCACTGGGGTGCTGAAGGCTTATTTGGAGCTGATCCGTGACTTGGCATATGACATTGAAGACTGCCTTGAAGAGTTCATGGTTTTCATCAAGCACAAGAACCTTGTGCAGCAACTTCTCAGCTTGCGAGCACGTCACAGGATTGCTGTCCAGATACGGATTCTCAAACAAAGAGTCCAGGAGGTGAGCCAAAGGAACCTGAGGTACAATGCGATCAAGCTCACACCATCCACCTCCAGTGATTTCAGAGTTGATATGGGGCTCACTCAGAATCTCGCGGCCCTATATGTTGAGGAAACCCAGATAATTGGTTTGGACAAGCAAAAGGAGAAACTAACGAAATTGATAACCAAACCAAAGGTGCTCGAGAAGCTGGAAGCAAGCAAATCTGGCCCAAGAGTGATATCTATTGTTGGTATGGGCGGCCTTGGCAAGACAACTCTTACCAAGAAGGTTTATGATAGCAAGGAACTTGGTGACATGTTTGACACCCGTGCTTGGATAGCAGTCTCACAATCATTTGACCCAAAAGAGCTACTTAAGGAGATGATCAAGCAACTCTTTGGGGCTTACTCATTGAAAGAATTCTTAGAAGAACATCAAGGGCAGGTACTGGGAGTACGACATCTCACTGATCACCTGCGTACAAGACTGAAGGAGAGAAGGTACCTTGTTGTTCTAGATGATGTTTGGACCATTGAAGCTTGGAATTGCATATATCTTAGTTTTCCAGAACACAGTAAGGATGACAGTTGTGTAGTAGTGACTACACGAAATCATAAGTTAGCCGAGCATTGTAGTCCCCCATCACACATACACCAACCTGAAATCCTTGAGGGAAAAGATGCTAGAAGCTTGTTTCTGAAAAAGACAAATAAAAGACCAGATGACTTGGAGAATGATGATCGCACAAAGGAAATTGTTGGGAAGATACTTAACAAATGTGGAGGACTGCCGCTTGCCATAGTGACAATAGGAGGCCTACTAGCCAATAAGGATACGAAAGAGTGGGAAAATCTGTACAATCAACTCCCTTCAGAGCTTGCAACCAATCCAAGCCTTGAAGCACTAAGGCAAGTGGTTCATGTAAGTTACAACCATTTGCCTTCTCATCTCAAGCCTTGCTTTCTGCATCTCAGCCTCTTTCCAGAAGATTTTGAGATTGAACGGAAACACCTGGTGAATAGGTGGGTAGCTGAAGGGTTCGTGACAAATGCTACTAGTAGAACACTCGAAGAAGTAGCTGAAAGTTACTTCTATGAACTCATCAGTCGAAGCATGATCCAACCATCCAAGCTGGATGTTCTTGGGAATGTGAAGACCTGCAGAATTCATGATATCGTGCATGATATTGCTGTGTCAATCTCTAGCCAGGAGAATCATGTTTTCTTAGTTGAAGAGCATACAAGTGCCACTAGTACATCAACAGAAAGCATCCGACATATATCATGCTTTACTAAATGGAAATTGAACAGTGCCATGGATTTCAGCCGTGTTCGATCCTTAACTATGTTCAGTAAACCTTTGCAGCCAATAGCCTCACTTTGTTCATATGAATTCAAGATGTTGAGGGTTCTGGATCTTAAAAATGGTGAATTCATTACAGAGCAACAAGACATCAGAAACATTTCAATGCTGCTACACTTGAAGTACTTGCATTTTCCATGTTGGTATTCACATATCTATGCACTTCCCAGGTCCATAGGAAACCTGCAAAGCTTGCTGACTCTAGATATACGGAAATCAGCTGTTTCGACCCTACCAACAGAAATCACAAAACTTCATAATCTTCATAGTCTCCGATGCAGCAGGATACAAAATGATGATAGAGCAGGTGTATATTTTAGAAGAAGCGACTATGGAGACTGGTTTTGTGATGCCTTATCTTTAACGGGTTTAGCTAACCATGATACTCGTAATGATGCAAATGCTGACCTTCATGGGGCCGTGTCTAGCTGTTGGTCTTATTCATCTGGCATTAAGTTGCCCAAAGGAGTGGGAAGATTAAAACAGCTACAAATACTAGAGAAAGTTGATATCAAGCGAACAAGCAGAAGAACAATTGAAGAGTTAGGGGAACTAACTCAGCTGAGAAAGTTAGttgtgagagggagaggggcCTCCAAGAAAAAGTGCAAGGCATTCGGTGAGGCTGCACCGAAATTATCCTCCCTCCGTTCCCTTAATGTGAGTACTAAAGATTATGTTAGAGAAGCTGGGGTGCTGGATATGTTAGTTTCTTTTACATCCCCTCTCCCGTGTCTTGAGCGGCTCAAATTGAAGGGGCTCCTTCAGCAGGTACCTGCTTGGGTTGGTGAATGTGTGAGCTTGGTGAAGATTGACTTGAAGTATTGTAAGTTCAAGGAACTGGGGGCCTTGGCTCAATTGCCTAACTTGATCCAACTACGACTTTTTGAAGATGCGTACGATGCAGAGAAATTGGTGTTCTGCAGGGATGAATTCCCAAAGCTGAGGATCCTACGTCTACAGCATTTTAGGAGGTGGCCACTGACTAGGGAGGTGACGTTTGAGCAGAGCACCTCACCTAACATGGAAACAATATACATCAAGAATTACCCGTTGACATCAGGAATCAATGGTATCGAGAACCTTCCAAAACTCAAGGAGGTCTATATTGAGGGTGGTATGTTGGCGAAGCAAGATATGCTAAAAGAGGAAGCAGGTAGACACATGAATCACCCCGTGTTGCAAATTCAGCGCTGTCTTCCTCCGATCACTGAAGAGTCTGAGGCGACGGTGGAAGTTACAGAGTCCATTTCTGAACAAGGGGAGAGCTCGCAGTCTTGA